From a single Kitasatospora azatica KCTC 9699 genomic region:
- a CDS encoding isovaleryl-CoA dehydrogenase codes for MPHTHEVTNQVPPPYGHNTAEDPALLAALHRAGAGWAEPELRELGALAGTEQAADWGRLANENEPVLHTHDRYGHRIDEVEFHPAWHQLMGVAVEHGLHAAPWQDPRPGAHTARAAKFYLWSQVEAGHGCPISMTYAAVPALRTTPALADWLEPLLASTVYDFGLREPHGKRGLIAGMSMTEKQGGSDVRANSTVALPAGDGTYHLTGHKWFTSAPMSDVFLTLAQAPGGLSCFVLPRVLPDGTRNALRIQRLKDKLGNRSNASAELEYEEAVGWLVGEEGRGVRTIIEMVNMTRLDCTLGAAAGMRLGVQRAVQHAEHRRAFGKELIHQPLMRNVLADLALESEAATTVALRLAEATDRAVGGDEGEADFRRLALAVTKYWVCKRGPAHAAEALECLGGNGYVEESGMPRLYREAPLVSIWEGSGNVAALDALRAMARSPQSVEAYFAELDAVAGADRRLDAAVAELRKQLGDLSEVEYRTRRLVESMALTLQGALLVRHSSPAVADAFCASRLGGDHGNAFGTLPAGVDTETVISRARMVS; via the coding sequence GTGCCGCACACCCACGAGGTCACCAACCAGGTCCCGCCGCCGTACGGCCACAACACCGCCGAGGATCCGGCGCTGCTGGCCGCGCTGCACCGGGCGGGGGCCGGGTGGGCGGAGCCGGAGCTGCGGGAGCTGGGCGCGCTGGCCGGGACCGAGCAAGCGGCGGACTGGGGGCGGCTGGCCAACGAGAACGAGCCGGTGCTGCACACCCACGACCGCTACGGGCACCGGATCGACGAGGTCGAGTTCCACCCCGCCTGGCACCAGCTGATGGGCGTGGCCGTCGAGCACGGCCTGCACGCCGCCCCCTGGCAGGACCCGCGCCCGGGTGCGCACACCGCCCGGGCAGCCAAGTTCTACCTGTGGAGCCAGGTCGAGGCCGGGCACGGCTGCCCGATCTCGATGACCTACGCGGCCGTCCCGGCGCTGCGCACCACCCCCGCACTGGCCGACTGGCTGGAGCCGCTGCTCGCCTCCACCGTCTACGACTTCGGGCTGCGCGAGCCGCACGGCAAGCGCGGGCTGATCGCGGGCATGTCGATGACCGAGAAGCAGGGCGGCTCGGACGTGCGCGCCAACAGCACCGTGGCGCTGCCGGCCGGCGACGGGACCTACCACCTCACCGGCCACAAGTGGTTCACCTCGGCGCCGATGTCCGACGTCTTCCTGACCCTGGCTCAGGCACCCGGCGGGCTGAGCTGCTTCGTGCTGCCCCGGGTGCTGCCGGACGGCACCCGCAACGCGCTGCGGATCCAGCGGCTCAAGGACAAGCTGGGCAACCGCTCCAACGCCTCCGCCGAGCTGGAGTACGAGGAGGCGGTCGGCTGGCTGGTCGGCGAGGAGGGCCGCGGGGTGCGGACCATCATCGAGATGGTCAACATGACCCGCCTGGACTGCACCCTCGGCGCCGCCGCCGGCATGCGGCTGGGCGTCCAGCGGGCGGTCCAGCACGCCGAGCACCGGCGGGCGTTCGGCAAGGAGCTGATCCACCAGCCGCTGATGCGCAATGTGCTGGCGGACCTGGCCCTGGAGTCGGAGGCGGCCACCACGGTCGCGCTGCGGCTGGCCGAGGCGACCGACCGCGCCGTGGGCGGCGACGAGGGCGAGGCGGACTTCCGGCGCCTGGCGCTCGCGGTCACCAAGTACTGGGTCTGCAAGCGCGGCCCGGCGCACGCGGCCGAGGCGCTGGAGTGCCTGGGCGGCAACGGCTACGTCGAGGAGTCCGGCATGCCGCGGCTCTACCGGGAGGCGCCGCTGGTGTCGATCTGGGAGGGCTCGGGCAATGTCGCCGCGCTGGACGCGCTGCGCGCGATGGCCCGCAGCCCGCAGTCGGTGGAGGCGTACTTCGCGGAGCTGGACGCGGTGGCCGGCGCCGACCGGCGGCTGGACGCGGCGGTGGCGGAGCTGCGCAAGCAGCTCGGTGACCTCAGCGAGGTGGAGTACCGCACCCGGCGGCTGGTCGAGTCGATGGCGCTGACCCTGCAGGGCGCGCTGCTGGTGCGCCACTCCAGCCCGGCGGTGGCGGACGCCTTCTGCGCCTCCCGGCTGGGCGGCGACCACGGCAACGCGTTCGGCACGCTGCCGGCCGGAGTGGACACCGAGACGGTCATCTCGCGGGCGCGGATGGTCTCCTGA
- a CDS encoding ABC-F family ATP-binding cassette domain-containing protein: MAPTTTAILCTDLSFEWPDGKPVLDRFHLAVGPGRTGLIGLNGAGKSTLLRLLAGELTPSGGSVRIGGEVGYLPQDLALDTALRVDEALGIRERREALHAIESGDVDERHFAAIGEDWDVEERARATLDKLGLARLDLDRTIGELSGGEAVLLRLAALLLERPDVLLLDEPTNNLDRAARARLYEAVANWTGVMVIVSHDRELLRQMDQIADLRDGEVTFYGGNFDDYEQALAAEQEAAERMVRAAEADVQRQQRDLTEANVRLARSASYGKKRSIARKDPKIVSGALKRQAENTAGRVRGMHSERLAEARERLDAAEDAVRDDAEIRIDLPRTEVPAGRTVLSMDNVELPYGATVKLDLRGPERVALVGPNGAGKTTLLRTIAGELRPPAGELTTPVQIRYLPQRLDLLDDSLSVVDNVKALAPTIGDNQARARLARFLFRGGRADQPAGTLSGGERFRATLAALLLADPPPQLLLLDEPSNNLDLASMRQLTEALEAYRGALVVVSHDLEFLRRLGPTRWLRLDQSGLRQVAPM; the protein is encoded by the coding sequence ATGGCACCGACCACCACCGCGATCCTCTGCACCGACCTCAGCTTCGAGTGGCCGGACGGCAAGCCCGTCCTGGACCGCTTCCACCTCGCCGTCGGCCCCGGCCGGACCGGTCTGATCGGCCTCAACGGGGCCGGCAAGTCCACCCTGCTGCGGTTGCTGGCCGGCGAGCTCACCCCGTCCGGCGGCAGCGTCAGGATCGGCGGCGAGGTCGGCTACCTGCCGCAGGACCTCGCGCTGGACACCGCCCTGCGGGTGGACGAGGCGCTCGGCATCCGGGAGCGCCGCGAGGCGCTGCACGCGATCGAGTCCGGCGACGTCGACGAGCGGCACTTCGCCGCGATCGGCGAGGACTGGGACGTCGAGGAGCGGGCCCGGGCCACCCTCGACAAGCTGGGCCTGGCCAGGCTCGACCTGGACCGCACCATCGGCGAGCTCTCCGGCGGTGAGGCGGTGCTGCTGCGGCTGGCGGCCCTGCTGCTGGAGCGCCCGGACGTGCTGCTGCTCGACGAGCCGACCAACAACCTGGACCGCGCGGCCCGGGCCCGCCTCTACGAGGCGGTGGCGAACTGGACCGGGGTCATGGTGATCGTCAGCCACGACCGCGAACTGCTCCGGCAGATGGACCAGATCGCCGACCTGCGGGACGGCGAGGTCACCTTCTACGGCGGCAACTTCGACGACTACGAGCAGGCCCTGGCGGCCGAGCAGGAGGCGGCCGAGCGGATGGTGCGGGCGGCCGAGGCCGACGTCCAGCGCCAGCAGCGGGACCTGACCGAGGCCAATGTGCGCCTCGCCCGCAGCGCAAGCTACGGCAAGAAGCGCTCCATCGCCCGGAAAGACCCGAAGATCGTCTCCGGGGCGCTGAAGCGCCAGGCCGAGAACACCGCGGGCCGGGTGCGCGGCATGCACTCCGAGCGCCTCGCCGAGGCCCGGGAGCGGTTGGACGCCGCCGAGGATGCGGTGCGCGACGACGCCGAGATCCGGATCGACCTGCCCCGCACCGAAGTCCCGGCCGGGCGCACGGTGTTGAGCATGGACAACGTCGAGCTCCCGTACGGCGCCACGGTCAAGCTCGACCTGCGCGGCCCCGAGCGGGTCGCCCTGGTCGGGCCGAACGGCGCCGGCAAGACGACCCTGCTGCGCACCATCGCCGGCGAACTGCGCCCGCCGGCCGGCGAGCTCACCACTCCGGTGCAGATCCGCTACCTGCCGCAGCGGCTCGACCTGCTGGACGACTCGCTCAGCGTGGTGGACAACGTCAAGGCGCTGGCCCCCACCATCGGGGACAACCAGGCCCGGGCCCGGCTCGCCCGGTTCCTGTTCCGCGGCGGGCGGGCCGACCAGCCGGCCGGCACGCTCTCCGGCGGCGAGCGGTTCCGGGCCACCCTGGCCGCGCTGCTGCTCGCCGACCCGCCGCCGCAGCTGCTGCTGCTCGACGAGCCGAGCAACAACCTGGACCTGGCCAGCATGCGCCAGCTCACCGAAGCACTGGAGGCCTACCGCGGCGCGTTGGTCGTGGTCAGCCACGACCTGGAGTTCCTGCGCCGTCTCGGACCCACCCGCTGGCTGCGGCTGGACCAGTCCGGGCTGCGCCAGGTGGCTCCGATGTGA
- a CDS encoding GNAT family N-acetyltransferase, translating to MNHTADGPVEAAPLTSSRPPEWLDLPDGYILRRRTLDDAATINEVIVRNIAHLRPWMAWAASTPTLARSAEMTKRGWELWESGSDFMYVLSRADQPAGILGMFGLHRRIGPGALEIGYWVDQDHTGRSLATNGAAALTEAAFALPEVERVEIHCDQANAASAAVPRKLGYRLDRVAQEPAEAPAETGQKLIWIKELADR from the coding sequence ATGAACCACACTGCCGACGGCCCTGTCGAAGCCGCGCCGCTGACCAGCTCTCGCCCGCCCGAGTGGCTCGACCTGCCCGACGGCTACATCCTGCGCCGGCGCACCCTGGACGACGCCGCCACGATCAACGAGGTGATCGTCCGCAACATCGCGCACCTGCGCCCGTGGATGGCCTGGGCCGCCAGCACCCCGACCCTGGCGCGCAGCGCCGAGATGACCAAGCGCGGCTGGGAACTCTGGGAGAGCGGCTCGGACTTCATGTACGTGCTCAGCCGGGCCGACCAACCGGCCGGCATCCTGGGCATGTTCGGCCTGCACCGGCGGATCGGCCCGGGCGCCCTGGAGATCGGCTACTGGGTGGACCAGGACCACACCGGCCGCTCGCTGGCCACCAACGGCGCCGCCGCGCTGACCGAGGCCGCCTTCGCGCTCCCCGAGGTCGAGCGGGTGGAGATCCACTGCGACCAGGCGAACGCCGCCAGTGCCGCCGTGCCGCGCAAGCTCGGCTACCGGCTGGACCGGGTGGCCCAGGAGCCGGCCGAGGCCCCCGCCGAGACCGGCCAGAAGCTCATCTGGATCAAGGAGTTGGCCGACCGCTGA
- a CDS encoding GNAT family N-acetyltransferase, translated as MLLRSAVESDLDRFLPLLVADPGCSTVTAESYRTKLASGEYRLDRTWLAEQDGDLRAVAVWWGGAGSAAPQALDGIFTHPAVGTGPERTALAAELLRAAHTAFGDSPSYHVFLPGDWREQPAVLAALTWRQQAARQAGLTGELERLRFEWRPEVCPEPAPPGTGLEFAEEPDDEVFVELFRRVIAGSLDSDSTTGAAKVGAEQQAREDVAFYRDEMLGERSWWRVARNAAGELVGFGLPSRNHSFPVVGYLGVLPEHRGHGHAESILAEITRILIAETAPAEIRADTDLGNHPMAAAFLRTGYRNSARRLVLSAD; from the coding sequence ATGCTGCTGCGCTCCGCCGTCGAGTCCGACCTCGACCGCTTCCTGCCCCTGCTGGTCGCCGACCCCGGCTGCTCGACCGTCACCGCCGAGAGCTACCGGACCAAGCTGGCAAGCGGTGAGTACCGCCTCGACCGGACCTGGCTGGCCGAACAGGACGGCGACCTGCGCGCCGTCGCCGTCTGGTGGGGTGGCGCCGGCTCCGCCGCGCCGCAGGCGCTGGACGGGATCTTCACCCATCCCGCCGTCGGCACCGGGCCCGAGCGCACCGCGCTGGCGGCCGAGCTGCTGCGGGCCGCGCACACGGCCTTCGGCGACTCGCCGAGCTACCACGTCTTCCTGCCCGGCGACTGGCGCGAGCAGCCGGCGGTGCTGGCGGCGCTGACCTGGCGTCAGCAGGCGGCCCGGCAGGCGGGGCTCACCGGCGAGCTGGAGCGACTGCGGTTCGAGTGGCGCCCGGAGGTCTGCCCCGAACCCGCGCCGCCCGGCACCGGGCTGGAGTTCGCCGAGGAGCCGGACGACGAGGTCTTCGTCGAGCTGTTCCGCCGGGTGATCGCCGGCAGCCTGGACTCCGACAGCACCACCGGGGCCGCCAAGGTCGGGGCCGAGCAGCAGGCCCGCGAGGACGTCGCGTTCTACCGCGACGAGATGCTCGGCGAGCGCTCCTGGTGGCGGGTGGCCCGCAACGCGGCCGGCGAGCTGGTCGGCTTCGGGCTGCCCTCGCGCAACCACTCCTTCCCGGTGGTCGGCTACCTCGGGGTGCTCCCCGAACACCGCGGCCACGGCCACGCGGAGTCCATCCTCGCCGAGATCACCCGGATCCTGATCGCCGAGACCGCCCCCGCCGAGATCCGCGCCGACACCGACCTCGGCAACCACCCGATGGCCGCCGCCTTCCTCCGCACCGGCTACCGCAACAGCGCCCGGCGACTGGTGCTGTCTGCGGACTGA
- a CDS encoding carbohydrate binding domain-containing protein encodes MPRALHRQAVPRRAKLLSLGCAALLATGGIAALAVGADAATANLLGNPGFESGLGSWTCSGATGSVVSSPTHSGSGALQGAASGSDNAQCSQTVAVQPNTSYTLSAWVQGSYVYLGATGSGVTDPQVWTPSATSWTQLNGGFTTGPSTTSVTVYLHGWYGQGSYLADDVVLSGPGGGSTPTPTPTPTPTSTTTATPTPTPTPTPTSTPTQTSPPPNLAVPVAPYVDMGAWPTPSLTADASGSGIRSFTLAFVTSVGCKASWFNAYDPRAAWAKDQIDAVRAAGGDVKVSFGGASGTELAAACSTVDSLFAEYDAVVKAYDLKYVDFDIEGAAVSDTASNDRRSAALAKLQQAHPGLKVSLTLPVLPEGLTSEGVAVVRSAINAGVSLDLVNVMAMDYGRPGTNYGTAAVQAAQSTHDQLRTLYPARTDAQLWAAVGVTPMIGENDDHQIFDQAAARQVVTFAQQHHLGELAFWEMSRDANACTGGALYKCTNVPQQPFDFSKIFAKYTG; translated from the coding sequence ATGCCACGCGCGCTCCACCGCCAGGCCGTCCCCCGCCGGGCCAAACTGCTCTCGCTGGGCTGCGCCGCCCTGCTCGCCACCGGGGGCATCGCCGCTCTCGCCGTCGGCGCCGACGCGGCCACCGCCAACCTGCTCGGCAACCCCGGCTTCGAGAGCGGCCTCGGCTCCTGGACCTGCTCGGGCGCCACCGGCTCGGTGGTCTCCTCCCCCACCCACTCCGGCAGCGGCGCCCTGCAAGGGGCCGCGAGCGGCAGCGACAACGCCCAGTGCAGCCAGACCGTCGCCGTCCAGCCCAACACCAGCTACACGCTGAGCGCCTGGGTGCAGGGCAGCTACGTCTACCTCGGCGCCACCGGCAGCGGAGTGACGGACCCTCAGGTCTGGACGCCGAGCGCGACCTCCTGGACCCAGCTCAACGGCGGCTTCACCACCGGGCCGAGCACCACCAGCGTGACCGTCTACCTGCACGGCTGGTACGGGCAGGGTTCCTACCTGGCGGACGACGTGGTGCTCAGCGGGCCCGGCGGCGGCTCCACCCCGACGCCCACTCCGACGCCCACGCCCACGTCGACGACCACCGCCACCCCGACGCCCACCCCGACGCCGACGCCCACCTCGACACCCACCCAGACCAGCCCGCCGCCGAACCTGGCCGTGCCGGTGGCCCCGTACGTGGACATGGGCGCCTGGCCGACCCCCTCGCTGACCGCCGACGCCAGCGGCAGCGGCATCAGGTCCTTCACCCTCGCCTTCGTCACCAGCGTGGGCTGCAAGGCCAGTTGGTTCAACGCCTACGACCCGCGGGCAGCCTGGGCGAAGGACCAGATCGACGCGGTCCGGGCGGCCGGCGGGGACGTCAAGGTCTCCTTCGGCGGCGCCTCCGGCACCGAACTCGCCGCCGCCTGCTCGACGGTGGACTCGCTCTTCGCCGAGTACGACGCCGTGGTCAAGGCGTACGACCTGAAGTACGTCGACTTCGACATCGAGGGCGCGGCGGTCTCCGACACCGCCTCCAACGACCGCCGCTCGGCCGCGCTGGCCAAGCTGCAGCAGGCCCACCCCGGGCTGAAGGTCTCGCTCACCCTGCCGGTGCTGCCCGAGGGCCTGACCTCGGAGGGTGTGGCCGTCGTCCGCTCCGCGATCAACGCCGGGGTCAGCCTGGACCTGGTCAACGTGATGGCGATGGACTACGGCCGCCCGGGCACCAACTACGGCACCGCCGCCGTCCAGGCCGCGCAGAGCACCCACGACCAGCTGCGGACGCTCTACCCGGCCAGGACCGACGCCCAGCTCTGGGCCGCGGTCGGCGTCACCCCGATGATCGGTGAGAACGACGACCACCAGATCTTCGACCAGGCCGCCGCCCGGCAGGTGGTCACCTTCGCCCAGCAGCACCACCTCGGTGAGCTGGCCTTCTGGGAGATGAGCCGGGACGCCAACGCCTGCACCGGTGGCGCGCTGTACAAGTGCACCAATGTGCCGCAGCAGCCCTTCGACTTCTCGAAGATCTTCGCGAAGTACACGGGCTGA
- a CDS encoding ABC-F family ATP-binding cassette domain-containing protein gives MSATLVTKDLAAGHGDRTLFSGLDLVVAPGEVTGLVGVNGAGKSTLLRLLAGLDRPESGSITLNPPAATVGHLPQEPERRPGESVRDFLARRTGVAAAQQELDSATEGLVEGRPGADDAYADALDRWLNLGGADLEERAEQVADSLGLTVSLDQPMTSLSGGQAARAGLASLLLSRYDVFLLDEPTNDLDLDGLDRLEAFVKGLRAGTVLISHDREFLARTVTRVLELDLAQQQVNLYGGGYDAYLEERARARRHAREEYDEYADTRAGLEARARMQKGWADKGVRNALKKSPDNDKIRKAAAVSSSEKQAAKAKQTQRMIERLEEVEEPRKEWELRMEIAAAPRSGSVVATLRQAMVRRGEFGFGPVDLQIDWADRVAITGANGAGKSTLLAALLGRLELDSGQASLGSGVVIGEVDQARGLFFGSETLLAAFGAAVPELNPADVRTLLAKFGLKAAHVLRPADTLSPGERTRAALALLQARGVNLLVLDEPTNHLDLVAIEQLEAALASYTGTLLLVTHDRRMLEAVSVNRRIAVADGKLTEI, from the coding sequence ATGAGTGCCACTCTCGTCACCAAGGACCTCGCCGCCGGCCACGGCGACCGCACCCTCTTCTCCGGCCTCGACCTGGTCGTCGCCCCGGGCGAGGTGACCGGCCTGGTCGGGGTGAACGGTGCCGGCAAGTCGACGCTGCTGCGTCTGCTGGCCGGTCTCGACCGGCCGGAGAGCGGCTCGATCACGCTGAACCCGCCCGCCGCCACCGTCGGTCACCTGCCGCAGGAGCCCGAGCGCCGCCCCGGCGAGTCGGTGCGCGACTTCCTGGCCCGGCGCACCGGGGTGGCCGCCGCCCAGCAGGAGCTGGACTCCGCCACCGAGGGCCTGGTCGAGGGCCGCCCCGGGGCCGACGACGCCTACGCCGACGCGCTGGACCGCTGGCTCAACCTGGGCGGCGCCGATCTGGAGGAGCGGGCCGAGCAGGTCGCCGACTCGCTCGGCCTGACCGTCAGCCTGGACCAGCCGATGACCTCGCTCTCCGGCGGTCAGGCGGCCCGCGCGGGTCTGGCCTCGCTGCTGCTCTCCCGCTACGACGTCTTCCTGCTCGACGAGCCCACCAATGACCTGGACCTGGACGGGCTGGACCGGCTGGAGGCCTTCGTCAAGGGCCTGCGCGCCGGCACCGTGCTGATCAGCCACGACCGCGAGTTCCTGGCCCGCACGGTCACCAGGGTGCTGGAGCTGGACCTGGCCCAGCAGCAGGTCAACCTGTACGGCGGCGGCTACGACGCCTACCTGGAGGAGCGGGCCCGGGCCCGCCGGCACGCCAGGGAGGAGTACGACGAGTACGCCGACACCAGGGCGGGCCTGGAGGCCCGGGCCCGGATGCAGAAGGGCTGGGCGGACAAGGGCGTGCGCAACGCGCTGAAGAAGAGCCCGGACAACGACAAGATCCGCAAGGCCGCCGCGGTCTCCTCCTCGGAGAAGCAGGCCGCCAAGGCCAAGCAGACCCAGCGCATGATCGAACGGCTGGAGGAGGTCGAGGAGCCCCGCAAGGAGTGGGAGCTGCGGATGGAGATCGCCGCCGCCCCGCGTTCCGGCTCGGTGGTGGCGACGCTGCGTCAGGCCATGGTCCGGCGCGGCGAGTTCGGCTTCGGACCGGTGGACCTGCAGATCGACTGGGCGGACCGGGTGGCGATCACCGGAGCCAACGGCGCGGGCAAGTCCACGCTGCTGGCCGCCCTGCTGGGCCGGCTCGAACTCGACTCGGGTCAGGCCAGCTTGGGCTCCGGCGTGGTGATCGGCGAGGTGGACCAGGCGCGCGGGCTGTTCTTCGGCAGCGAGACGCTGCTGGCCGCCTTCGGCGCGGCCGTGCCCGAGCTGAACCCGGCCGATGTGCGCACCCTGCTGGCCAAGTTCGGTCTGAAGGCCGCGCACGTGCTGCGCCCTGCCGACACCCTCTCGCCCGGCGAGCGGACCAGGGCGGCGCTGGCGCTGCTGCAGGCCCGCGGGGTGAACCTGCTGGTGCTGGACGAGCCGACCAACCACCTGGACCTGGTGGCGATCGAGCAGTTGGAGGCGGCGCTGGCCTCGTACACCGGCACCCTGCTGCTGGTGACCCACGACCGCCGGATGCTGGAGGCGGTCTCGGTGAACCGGCGGATCGCGGTGGCGGACGGGAAGTTGACGGAGATTTAG
- a CDS encoding Pr6Pr family membrane protein, producing MNVWTRPALWWRLAIVLSAGLGLVLGTGSLVYFTIESNVIVLGTFAGAVYWMVRRNTVDAPAPRLRGAATLYILITGLVAHILLNHGANPLPGLASGPDRLQNWSSFLLHYVTPVMVILDWLCLKPRNASAWRDIPLWLTFPLGYAALTMARAALFPGFPNKYPYFFFDPSDRGYGYVWLQIAQLTVEFIVLATLVVGLDRLGTAVRAKLRPATA from the coding sequence ATGAACGTCTGGACCCGCCCCGCTCTGTGGTGGCGCCTGGCCATCGTCCTCTCCGCCGGGCTCGGGCTGGTCCTGGGCACCGGTTCGCTGGTGTACTTCACCATCGAGAGCAATGTGATCGTGCTCGGCACCTTCGCCGGCGCGGTCTACTGGATGGTCAGGCGCAACACCGTGGACGCGCCCGCGCCCCGACTGCGCGGCGCCGCGACGCTGTACATCCTGATCACCGGGCTGGTCGCGCACATCCTGCTCAACCACGGCGCCAACCCGCTGCCCGGCCTGGCCTCCGGCCCGGACCGGCTGCAGAACTGGTCCTCGTTCCTCCTGCACTACGTGACGCCGGTGATGGTGATCCTGGACTGGCTCTGCTTGAAGCCGCGCAACGCCTCGGCCTGGCGCGACATCCCGCTCTGGCTCACCTTCCCACTGGGCTACGCCGCGCTGACCATGGCCCGCGCCGCGCTCTTCCCGGGCTTCCCCAACAAGTACCCGTACTTCTTCTTCGACCCGAGCGACCGCGGCTACGGCTACGTCTGGCTGCAGATCGCCCAGCTGACGGTGGAGTTCATCGTGCTGGCGACGCTGGTGGTCGGGCTGGACCGACTCGGCACCGCGGTCCGGGCCAAGCTGCGCCCCGCCACCGCCTGA
- a CDS encoding SigE family RNA polymerase sigma factor, with protein MRYRGMDHSPTTDPAPPGPLDFLEFAAARGGHLYKTAYLLTGGDSHLAEDLVQEALSRMFVRWRRLCRLENPAGYAQTVLVNTFLSLRRRRSSRERVTDEFPDLAVSDTDPVLRLTMLQALQQVSPQDRAVLVLRFWEDRSVEETASALNLSSTAVRSRSHRALGRMRAILGDAFAERLAG; from the coding sequence ATGCGTTACCGAGGCATGGACCACTCACCGACGACCGATCCGGCGCCCCCAGGCCCGCTCGACTTCCTGGAGTTCGCCGCGGCCCGAGGCGGGCACCTCTACAAGACGGCGTACCTGCTCACCGGTGGTGACTCGCACCTGGCGGAGGACCTCGTGCAGGAGGCACTCAGTCGGATGTTCGTGCGCTGGCGACGCCTGTGCCGGCTGGAGAACCCGGCCGGCTACGCGCAGACGGTGCTGGTCAACACCTTCCTGTCGCTGCGCCGTCGACGCAGCAGCCGCGAGCGGGTGACCGACGAGTTCCCCGACCTCGCCGTCTCCGACACCGACCCGGTCCTGCGTCTGACGATGCTCCAGGCGCTGCAACAGGTCTCCCCGCAGGACCGCGCGGTGCTGGTGCTGCGCTTCTGGGAGGACCGCAGCGTCGAGGAGACCGCGAGCGCCCTGAACCTGAGCTCCACCGCCGTCCGCTCGCGCAGCCACCGCGCGCTGGGCCGGATGCGCGCGATCCTCGGCGACGCCTTCGCCGAGCGCCTGGCGGGCTAG
- a CDS encoding cupin domain-containing protein: MSGLVLPPGGGRQLTGPAQHVTFKITGARSTVGSLFEVVVPVGFDVGAHRHTRSEEFFYVLDGEVDLFAFEPVVRTAGDWSDWRSADGETVRRGTRGALIHIPPGCPHGFANAGHTPARLLFQAAPPPDHERYFEELLALLADGPPVAPEAVEELRRRYDIEQLTPLKPGVPLPETPLPETPLPETPLPPG, from the coding sequence GTGAGCGGGCTGGTGCTGCCGCCGGGCGGCGGGCGGCAGTTGACCGGCCCGGCGCAGCACGTGACCTTCAAGATCACCGGAGCGCGGAGCACGGTCGGCTCGCTCTTCGAGGTGGTGGTGCCGGTCGGCTTCGACGTCGGCGCGCACCGGCACACCAGGAGCGAGGAGTTCTTCTACGTGCTGGACGGGGAGGTGGACCTGTTCGCCTTCGAACCGGTGGTGCGGACGGCCGGCGACTGGTCCGACTGGCGTTCGGCGGACGGCGAGACGGTGCGCCGCGGCACTCGCGGTGCGCTGATCCACATCCCGCCGGGCTGCCCGCACGGCTTCGCAAACGCCGGGCATACGCCGGCCCGGCTGCTCTTCCAGGCCGCGCCACCGCCGGACCACGAGCGCTACTTCGAGGAACTCCTGGCCCTGCTCGCGGACGGACCGCCGGTGGCGCCGGAGGCGGTGGAGGAGCTGCGGCGCCGCTACGACATCGAGCAGCTGACGCCGCTCAAGCCGGGAGTGCCGCTGCCGGAAACCCCGCTGCCGGAAACTCCGCTGCCGGAAACCCCGTTGCCTCCCGGGTGA
- a CDS encoding response regulator transcription factor, whose translation MTATGNPGIRVVIADDERLVRLGLRVVLDAEPDLTVVGEAANGAEVLPLVRETRPDVVLMDVRMPELDGIRATELLLAAGLPEPPRILVVTTFENDDYVYQALRAGAAGFLLKRARAEEMVQAVRLVAHGDSLLYPAAIRELAAGQARTGPAAPEDRKDSRTGRLTDREQQVLRLMAVGLNNGEIAGELVVSPETVKTHVGSVLAKLGARDRTQAVIIAYESGFVLPK comes from the coding sequence GTGACCGCGACTGGAAACCCGGGCATCCGCGTGGTGATCGCCGACGACGAGCGCCTGGTCCGGCTGGGCCTGCGCGTGGTGCTGGACGCCGAGCCGGACCTGACCGTGGTCGGCGAGGCGGCCAACGGCGCCGAGGTGCTGCCGCTGGTCCGCGAGACCCGCCCCGACGTGGTGCTGATGGACGTCCGGATGCCCGAGTTGGACGGCATCCGGGCCACCGAACTGCTGCTGGCCGCCGGGCTGCCCGAGCCGCCGCGGATCCTGGTGGTGACCACCTTCGAGAACGACGACTACGTCTACCAGGCGCTGCGGGCCGGCGCCGCCGGGTTCCTGCTCAAGCGGGCCCGCGCCGAGGAGATGGTCCAGGCGGTGCGGCTGGTGGCGCACGGCGACTCGCTGCTCTACCCGGCGGCGATCCGCGAGTTGGCCGCCGGCCAGGCCCGCACCGGGCCGGCGGCGCCCGAGGACCGCAAGGACAGCCGGACCGGTCGGCTCACCGACCGGGAGCAGCAGGTACTGCGGCTGATGGCGGTCGGACTGAACAACGGGGAGATCGCCGGCGAGCTGGTGGTCAGCCCGGAGACCGTGAAGACCCATGTGGGGAGCGTGCTGGCCAAACTCGGCGCACGCGACCGGACACAGGCGGTGATCATCGCCTACGAGTCGGGGTTCGTGCTCCCGAAGTGA